In the Leptospira limi genome, one interval contains:
- a CDS encoding CPBP family intramembrane glutamic endopeptidase, translating to MQNRFFEIFRLTAYSLGLVYVCSFFYSVFFLAFVNHSVLNHRIPEEQILPLYEEYSEGKLDFSGLLVEYQKVVNPIKDQFQKEITENPNILLSEFYEIVFSEKPYYLLGHSVPWFLCYVGLGYLLYKKVLQIPVTNLQDELSIPILLRGITNGFICFFVVVVFGVILEKLSVPLESGVFAKKLYESIHGNGYLLAWGIYVVGIITGILEEIFFRGFLLKAFIDKGLTQEGLLIVSLLFGWLHYGEGTSIAIPFIICGVGMFFGYLYIKTGNLWIAMACHATYNSLGLINAYLQLPVVQS from the coding sequence ATGCAGAATCGATTTTTTGAGATCTTTCGGCTCACTGCCTACTCTTTGGGTCTCGTTTATGTTTGTTCCTTTTTTTATTCCGTATTCTTTCTGGCGTTTGTAAACCATTCGGTCTTAAACCACAGGATCCCAGAAGAACAAATCCTTCCTCTCTATGAAGAATACTCTGAAGGTAAGTTAGATTTTTCAGGACTTTTGGTGGAATACCAAAAAGTAGTAAATCCAATCAAAGACCAATTTCAAAAAGAAATCACCGAAAATCCCAACATATTACTTAGCGAATTCTATGAAATTGTATTTTCTGAAAAACCATATTACTTATTAGGACACTCAGTTCCATGGTTTTTGTGTTATGTGGGGCTTGGTTATTTATTATACAAAAAAGTATTACAAATCCCTGTCACAAACTTACAAGATGAACTTTCAATTCCCATTTTATTACGAGGGATCACAAATGGTTTCATTTGTTTTTTTGTAGTGGTAGTATTTGGTGTGATTCTTGAAAAATTATCGGTTCCATTAGAATCAGGTGTTTTTGCAAAAAAATTATACGAATCCATTCATGGAAATGGTTATCTACTTGCATGGGGAATATATGTTGTAGGTATCATTACAGGAATTTTGGAAGAAATCTTTTTTAGAGGTTTTTTGCTGAAAGCCTTCATTGATAAAGGATTAACCCAAGAAGGTCTACTCATTGTATCCTTATTATTCGGTTGGTTACATTATGGAGAAGGTACTTCCATTGCCATTCCTTTCATCATTTGTGGTGTAGGAATGTTTTTTGGTTATTTGTACATTAAAACAGGAAATCTCTGGATTGCGATGGCTTGCCATGCCACATACAATTCATTAGGATTAATCAATGCATATCTTCAATTACCAGTGGTCCAATCATGA
- a CDS encoding RNA pyrophosphohydrolase: protein MDERDILTFMTNKPYRKNVGMVVFNSLGKVIVGERIQFPGSWQFPQGGIDEEEDYLDAAKRELYEELGIKKAIYVTEYPDWIPYDFPNSLGLNSHLQKFRGQLQRWILFYWDGELEECDLVHHEQEFLTVIHMEIEDTIRAVVDFKRPVYEKFVPLFKSAIQNYIAENVKSK from the coding sequence ATGGATGAAAGAGACATTCTAACATTTATGACAAACAAACCCTACCGAAAAAATGTAGGAATGGTAGTATTTAACTCTTTGGGAAAAGTAATTGTGGGAGAACGGATTCAATTTCCTGGATCTTGGCAATTTCCTCAAGGAGGAATCGATGAAGAAGAAGATTATTTAGATGCCGCAAAACGAGAATTATATGAAGAGCTTGGAATCAAAAAAGCTATTTATGTAACTGAATACCCTGATTGGATTCCATATGATTTTCCAAACTCTTTAGGACTCAATTCTCATTTACAAAAGTTTCGTGGTCAATTACAACGATGGATTTTGTTTTATTGGGATGGGGAATTAGAAGAATGTGATTTGGTTCACCATGAACAAGAGTTTTTGACCGTAATCCATATGGAAATCGAGGACACAATCCGAGCTGTTGTTGATTTTAAACGCCCTGTTTATGAAAAGTTTGTTCCTCTTTTTAAATCGGCGATTCAAAATTACATTGCAGAGAATGTTAAATCAAAGTAA
- a CDS encoding carboxypeptidase M32: MALPQALENYRKQYRKIKLFQDISSVLHWDSEVMMPEEGREYRSTQIAAVAELTHEWMTDPSFLELIQSAKLTTKELPESERSLWNRELEILMEEKEKADKLPSEFVAEFAKLTNLAHAEWAEAKKEKNFKLFSDRLEELVTLSKKQADYFGYTTEPYDALLDSYEKGAKANQIQILFSDLKNSLIPIVSKAPRFESPFKKPIPIANQTKFCNRLPAILGLTKKESRLDISNHPFSTSLGKGDKRITTRYSETDPLSSIFGVLHETGHSLYESGLSTMPNWPNPLTEYLSLGIHESQSRLWENQVGRSLPFWEFMYPILLNDFELSESELPFQDLYKYINSTEKSKIRVEADQVTYNLHIILRFEIERDLINGNIKVKDLPEIWNSKMKESFGMTIENDAEGVLQDIHWSMGVFGYFPTYTLGNIFSAQFFKKFTQEYPDSHNKFASKGDFSDLLSWLRKNIHSKGKILTIENLVSEATGELANAKYLISYLEEKVKEVSISN, translated from the coding sequence ATGGCCCTCCCTCAAGCGCTCGAAAATTATCGAAAACAATATCGAAAAATCAAACTTTTCCAAGATATTTCATCCGTTCTCCACTGGGACTCAGAAGTGATGATGCCAGAAGAAGGACGAGAGTATCGATCAACTCAAATTGCTGCTGTTGCGGAACTCACCCATGAATGGATGACGGATCCATCTTTTTTGGAGCTCATTCAATCTGCGAAACTAACCACAAAAGAACTTCCAGAATCGGAAAGGTCATTATGGAATCGTGAGCTTGAAATATTGATGGAGGAGAAAGAAAAAGCAGATAAATTGCCATCTGAATTCGTTGCTGAATTCGCAAAACTCACCAATTTAGCACATGCAGAATGGGCTGAGGCAAAAAAGGAAAAAAACTTTAAATTATTTTCGGACAGACTTGAGGAATTGGTTACATTATCCAAAAAACAGGCAGATTACTTTGGTTATACGACAGAACCTTATGATGCTTTATTGGATTCCTATGAAAAGGGTGCCAAGGCAAACCAAATCCAAATTTTATTTTCTGATTTAAAAAATTCACTTATTCCGATTGTATCAAAGGCTCCAAGGTTCGAAAGTCCGTTCAAAAAACCAATACCAATTGCCAATCAAACCAAATTCTGTAATCGACTTCCTGCCATTTTAGGACTCACAAAAAAAGAATCAAGATTAGACATTAGTAACCACCCTTTTTCCACAAGTTTAGGAAAAGGGGACAAACGAATCACAACTAGATATTCTGAAACCGATCCATTATCTTCCATCTTCGGCGTGTTACATGAGACTGGTCATTCTTTATATGAGTCTGGATTGTCTACAATGCCAAATTGGCCAAATCCATTAACGGAGTATCTAAGTTTAGGAATTCACGAATCACAAAGTCGCCTGTGGGAAAACCAAGTGGGAAGGTCTTTACCTTTTTGGGAATTTATGTATCCCATTTTATTAAATGACTTTGAATTGTCTGAATCAGAACTTCCTTTTCAAGATTTATATAAATATATCAACAGCACGGAAAAATCTAAGATACGAGTGGAAGCAGATCAGGTCACATATAACCTCCATATTATATTGCGATTTGAGATCGAAAGAGATTTGATCAATGGCAACATCAAAGTCAAAGATTTACCAGAAATTTGGAATTCTAAAATGAAAGAAAGTTTTGGAATGACAATTGAAAACGATGCAGAAGGAGTTTTACAAGACATTCATTGGTCTATGGGAGTCTTCGGATATTTTCCAACATATACTTTAGGAAATATATTCAGTGCACAATTTTTTAAAAAATTTACGCAAGAATACCCCGATTCGCATAACAAATTTGCTTCGAAAGGTGATTTTTCGGATTTATTATCTTGGTTACGAAAAAACATTCATTCCAAAGGAAAAATCTTAACGATTGAAAATTTAGTTTCGGAAGCTACAGGCGAACTGGCAAATGCGAAGTATCTTATTTCATATTTAGAAGAAAAAGTAAAGGAAGTTTCAATATCCAATTAA
- a CDS encoding peptidoglycan DD-metalloendopeptidase family protein, translating into MSNRLIFLKWTVIWIGFGAVTNLFPSPLTLANLEYSNPSLKNLRSEIKENLRISKSGTKKEILIPLKYYEYKVKKEDNFFKIMARTGMDLETLSSVNELSSPHDLSQGMILEIPNMRGTFHPEETDGSDKTKLLLADKYQIDANKLQYDSERGKWFLPGISMGKSEKSFFYGFGFQFPLTAAIISSNFGKRLDPFTKKETFHGGLDMAAKQGSDVFSSMDGEVSFVGAQGGYGNLIIIKHILGYETRYGHLLNFAVKHGQRVKKGEKIGEVGQTGRATGPHLHFEIRRNSKRERPIFRSH; encoded by the coding sequence ATGTCTAATCGCCTTATTTTTCTGAAATGGACTGTGATTTGGATCGGTTTTGGAGCCGTGACGAATCTATTTCCTAGTCCTCTTACATTGGCCAACCTAGAATATTCGAATCCATCTTTAAAAAACCTCCGTTCCGAAATCAAAGAAAACCTGAGAATTTCAAAATCTGGAACTAAAAAAGAAATCCTCATCCCACTCAAATATTACGAATACAAAGTGAAAAAGGAAGATAACTTTTTCAAAATCATGGCACGAACTGGCATGGATTTAGAAACTTTGTCCTCCGTTAACGAGCTCAGTTCCCCTCATGATTTATCACAAGGGATGATCCTTGAAATCCCAAATATGCGTGGAACATTCCATCCAGAAGAAACGGATGGTAGTGACAAAACAAAATTGCTTTTAGCAGATAAATACCAAATTGATGCAAACAAATTGCAATATGATTCCGAACGAGGTAAGTGGTTTTTACCTGGTATCTCAATGGGGAAATCAGAAAAATCTTTCTTTTACGGATTTGGATTCCAGTTTCCACTAACAGCCGCTATTATCTCATCAAATTTTGGAAAACGATTAGATCCTTTTACTAAAAAGGAAACGTTTCACGGTGGTTTGGATATGGCCGCCAAACAAGGATCAGATGTATTTTCTTCAATGGATGGAGAAGTTAGTTTTGTTGGTGCACAAGGTGGATATGGTAATCTAATTATTATTAAACATATTTTAGGTTACGAAACTAGATACGGACATCTATTGAACTTTGCTGTAAAACATGGACAAAGAGTCAAAAAAGGCGAAAAAATTGGGGAAGTAGGTCAAACAGGTAGAGCGACCGGTCCACATTTGCATTTTGAAATTAGAAGAAATTCAAAAAGAGAAAGACCTATTTTTCGATCACATTAA
- a CDS encoding acylphosphatase: protein MGKSEEARARILIRGTVQGVGFRYYILQKAQEMRLKGYTQNLPNGEVEAVVEGDKLFIEDLYRAMQRGPTKAKVKDHVIEWSDPKNQFKTFLIKK, encoded by the coding sequence TTGGGAAAATCAGAAGAAGCAAGAGCAAGAATTTTAATACGGGGAACCGTACAGGGTGTTGGATTTCGTTATTATATCCTACAAAAAGCCCAAGAAATGAGACTCAAAGGTTATACTCAAAACTTACCAAATGGGGAAGTGGAAGCAGTTGTAGAAGGTGATAAACTTTTTATCGAAGATTTATACAGAGCAATGCAACGAGGACCTACAAAAGCAAAGGTAAAGGATCATGTCATTGAATGGAGTGATCCCAAAAATCAATTTAAAACTTTTTTAATTAAGAAATAA
- a CDS encoding LIMLP_16025 family protein has translation MSNVENKLQDIVNAGIGAVKTSKEVWEKLVVDLNEKKSQFETNFQKLKEQGESDTSDKALKVKMGVAWGIVRFEELKDNVVKYLDKVKETNDQKPS, from the coding sequence ATGAGCAACGTGGAAAACAAACTACAAGATATCGTGAACGCTGGAATTGGTGCTGTTAAAACTTCCAAAGAAGTATGGGAGAAACTCGTTGTGGATCTTAACGAGAAAAAAAGCCAATTCGAAACCAACTTTCAAAAATTGAAAGAACAAGGGGAAAGTGACACAAGTGATAAAGCCCTAAAAGTGAAAATGGGAGTTGCTTGGGGAATTGTTCGATTCGAAGAACTCAAAGACAATGTTGTGAAGTATCTAGACAAGGTAAAAGAAACAAACGATCAAAAACCTTCTTAA
- the sixA gene encoding phosphohistidine phosphatase SixA, with protein MKIILVRHGEAENSTPTISDSQRELTDKGRSDIHKIGKFIKNSSLSVKQVYYSPYTRTKHTAEILSEELKYNGEMVASDDLAAGRGCTDIISCLVNFSNSDTVLLVGHNPDITYFAAKLLGNSSVAENLVFQPGSTIAINVAREKFNHGQIIWAISPDNLGTES; from the coding sequence ATGAAGATCATTTTGGTTCGTCACGGTGAGGCAGAAAACTCCACCCCTACCATTTCCGATTCACAACGAGAACTAACCGATAAAGGAAGAAGTGACATTCACAAAATCGGTAAATTTATTAAAAACTCATCTTTATCCGTCAAACAAGTCTATTATAGTCCATATACCAGAACCAAACACACTGCTGAAATTCTTTCCGAAGAATTAAAATACAATGGAGAAATGGTCGCATCTGACGATTTAGCAGCCGGTAGAGGTTGCACCGACATTATATCTTGTTTGGTGAATTTTAGTAATTCCGACACTGTTTTGTTAGTTGGTCATAATCCAGATATCACTTACTTCGCAGCCAAATTATTAGGGAATTCTAGTGTAGCAGAAAATTTAGTTTTCCAACCTGGATCCACAATTGCCATCAATGTTGCGCGAGAAAAATTTAACCATGGCCAAATCATTTGGGCGATTTCTCCTGATAATTTAGGTACGGAATCCTAA
- a CDS encoding phosphotransferase family protein: MDIKELQEKVEHHLTLVWKEPVQITEIFHLSGGACQDNYALEIQSKSSKKSLVLRTDKGGSLLSSLSKRDEFKVAELVYNAGVKTPTPVYLEEQTSIIGTPFFLMEKIAGKATGRFITKDKELDTYRKTKMVSDLASNLAKLHTVTPESVKEEDLKQKLKLVTVENYISQAITDLRQSLDELPEAHPAIELCLNWMESHAPNIDKIVLVHGDFRTGNFMMNADGLQGILDFEFAHFGDRHEDIAWLCMRDWRFGRLNKEVGGFGDRKDFYKEYELTSGIKVDPYKVSYWEIMGNVRWAIGSAQQAERHLSGKDKGIELASIGRRTAEMEWEAMRLIEELENAI; this comes from the coding sequence ATGGATATTAAAGAACTGCAAGAGAAGGTAGAACATCACCTAACTTTAGTATGGAAAGAGCCAGTTCAGATAACTGAGATTTTCCATCTAAGTGGAGGAGCTTGCCAAGATAATTATGCTTTGGAAATACAATCCAAATCTTCCAAAAAATCACTTGTTCTTCGCACTGATAAGGGGGGAAGTTTACTCTCTTCTTTATCGAAACGGGATGAATTTAAAGTAGCGGAACTTGTATACAATGCAGGAGTCAAAACTCCAACGCCAGTTTATTTAGAAGAACAAACTTCTATTATAGGTACTCCTTTTTTTCTGATGGAAAAAATTGCTGGAAAAGCGACAGGTCGTTTCATCACTAAAGATAAAGAATTAGATACCTATCGTAAAACAAAAATGGTTTCTGATTTAGCATCAAATCTTGCAAAACTTCATACAGTAACTCCAGAATCTGTTAAGGAAGAAGACCTAAAACAAAAACTCAAATTAGTCACAGTAGAAAATTATATTAGCCAAGCGATTACCGATTTAAGACAGTCTTTAGACGAATTACCAGAAGCTCATCCTGCGATTGAATTATGCCTCAATTGGATGGAGTCACATGCACCAAACATTGATAAAATTGTTTTAGTTCATGGTGATTTTCGCACTGGTAACTTTATGATGAATGCGGATGGTCTACAAGGAATCTTAGATTTTGAATTTGCCCACTTTGGAGATCGACACGAAGATATCGCTTGGTTGTGTATGCGTGATTGGAGATTTGGTCGTCTCAATAAAGAAGTAGGTGGATTCGGCGATCGAAAGGATTTTTATAAAGAATACGAACTTACCTCTGGTATCAAGGTTGATCCATATAAAGTTTCCTATTGGGAGATCATGGGAAATGTTCGATGGGCCATTGGAAGTGCACAACAGGCTGAAAGGCATTTGTCAGGCAAAGATAAAGGAATCGAACTTGCTTCCATCGGAAGAAGGACAGCAGAAATGGAATGGGAAGCAATGCGTCTCATAGAGGAATTAGAAAATGCAATATAG
- a CDS encoding acyl-CoA dehydrogenase family protein — MDFEIPQEVETLRKNIQSFITEEIIPLEKHYDYEKGRMPEDINQQARAKVKSAGFWTPHLPKSEGGLGLDLIGTCIIFSELGRSPIAPYIFNCDAPDEGNMHLLSLAASEKQKELILHPLIKGELRTGFAMTEPSPGAGSDPTSLQTNAEKQGDKYILNGRKWYCTGANGAKYLIVMAKVNGSFRKTTMFLVPTDAKGYKMVREIELMGSHGPGGHCELNFENVEVPEDMVLGRVGEGFRLSQERLGPARLTHCMRWTGMARRALSIARSYAKEREVFSSRIADHQGIQWMFAERATEIEMAFLLTLKAAWLLKMGKDARQETSMAKWKVSESLCNTIDMAIQICGGKGYSRDLPLELFYRDARAARIADGPSEVHKMVIGRNYVSEKWDF, encoded by the coding sequence ATGGACTTTGAAATTCCCCAAGAAGTTGAAACACTTCGTAAAAACATCCAATCTTTTATAACGGAAGAAATCATTCCTCTGGAAAAACATTATGATTATGAAAAAGGTCGAATGCCAGAAGATATCAACCAACAAGCACGCGCTAAAGTAAAATCGGCCGGGTTTTGGACACCTCACCTTCCTAAATCAGAAGGTGGATTGGGTTTAGATTTAATTGGAACCTGTATTATTTTTAGTGAACTTGGTCGTTCTCCCATTGCTCCTTATATTTTTAATTGTGATGCTCCAGATGAAGGAAACATGCATTTGTTGTCTCTTGCAGCATCAGAAAAACAAAAAGAATTAATTTTACATCCACTCATCAAAGGCGAACTACGCACTGGATTTGCTATGACTGAACCTTCCCCAGGTGCAGGATCAGATCCCACTTCTTTGCAAACCAATGCAGAAAAACAAGGTGATAAATACATTCTCAATGGACGTAAGTGGTATTGCACTGGCGCAAATGGAGCAAAGTACCTCATCGTAATGGCGAAGGTGAATGGAAGTTTTCGCAAAACAACAATGTTTCTTGTGCCAACTGATGCGAAAGGTTATAAGATGGTACGTGAGATAGAACTCATGGGTTCACACGGACCCGGTGGGCATTGTGAACTCAATTTTGAAAATGTAGAAGTACCTGAAGATATGGTTTTAGGTAGGGTAGGCGAAGGTTTTCGTTTATCGCAGGAAAGATTAGGACCTGCTCGTCTCACCCATTGTATGAGATGGACTGGGATGGCAAGAAGAGCCCTTTCGATTGCGCGAAGTTATGCGAAAGAAAGAGAAGTTTTTAGCTCACGGATAGCCGATCACCAAGGAATCCAGTGGATGTTTGCTGAACGTGCTACTGAGATCGAGATGGCATTCTTATTAACATTGAAGGCAGCTTGGTTATTAAAAATGGGTAAGGATGCAAGACAGGAAACTTCCATGGCAAAATGGAAAGTCAGTGAATCATTGTGTAATACAATTGATATGGCGATCCAAATTTGTGGTGGAAAGGGATATTCAAGAGACTTACCACTCGAATTATTTTATCGAGATGCACGCGCTGCAAGAATTGCAGATGGCCCTTCCGAAGTTCATAAAATGGTCATTGGTCGCAATTATGTATCGGAAAAATGGGATTTTTAA
- a CDS encoding aldo/keto reductase, with amino-acid sequence MKKRRLGKTGMVVSEICMGTMTFGSSCNEDEAFRILDKAYDSGIDFYDTAEIYPVPPQKSWVHRTEEIFGKWLKTKPRDGIILATKVAGPGHGWFSPPLREGKTALDKHHIRRAIEGSLQRLGVETIDLYQTHWPDHDVAYDETMEALTELKEEGKIRYAGCSNETSFGLMKSLWTSDKYNLVRYDSIQNNFSILNRRFEDELAQVCRKEGVSLLPYSPLAGGVLTGKYNGTTKPEGARFVRYMAEGERQKRMSNRFLNEQTLASTKELMEIANKYGMSVTVMSVAWSKQHDFVASTIIGANTVEQLEESLKATDVILSDEILSEINAVSKKIQYPMG; translated from the coding sequence ATGAAAAAAAGAAGACTTGGCAAAACAGGTATGGTGGTTTCTGAAATTTGTATGGGAACCATGACATTTGGTTCCTCATGTAACGAAGATGAGGCGTTTAGAATTTTAGACAAAGCTTATGATTCTGGGATTGATTTTTATGATACAGCAGAAATTTATCCTGTACCACCTCAAAAATCTTGGGTACACCGAACAGAAGAGATTTTTGGAAAATGGCTAAAAACAAAACCAAGAGATGGAATCATCTTAGCAACAAAAGTTGCTGGTCCTGGGCATGGATGGTTTAGTCCACCTTTACGCGAAGGAAAAACTGCTCTTGATAAACATCACATTCGACGTGCCATTGAAGGTTCCTTACAAAGGTTAGGTGTCGAAACTATCGATTTGTACCAAACTCATTGGCCTGATCATGATGTAGCTTATGACGAAACAATGGAAGCACTCACCGAATTGAAAGAAGAAGGTAAAATTCGATATGCTGGATGTTCCAATGAAACTTCTTTTGGACTCATGAAAAGTCTTTGGACATCGGATAAATACAATTTAGTCCGATATGATTCCATCCAAAATAATTTTTCAATTCTCAATCGTCGTTTTGAAGATGAATTAGCTCAAGTTTGTCGTAAAGAAGGTGTTTCCCTGTTACCTTATTCTCCATTGGCAGGAGGAGTGTTAACTGGAAAATACAATGGTACTACAAAACCGGAGGGAGCTCGTTTTGTTCGGTATATGGCAGAAGGGGAAAGACAAAAAAGAATGTCCAACCGATTCTTAAATGAACAAACGTTAGCATCTACAAAAGAATTGATGGAAATTGCAAATAAATATGGGATGAGTGTCACAGTGATGTCTGTTGCTTGGAGTAAACAACATGATTTTGTTGCCTCTACAATTATTGGTGCGAATACCGTGGAACAACTTGAAGAATCTTTAAAAGCTACAGATGTTATTTTATCTGATGAAATATTATCCGAGATTAATGCTGTATCCAAAAAAATTCAATACCCAATGGGCTAA
- a CDS encoding arylesterase gives MRLTPFRLFFLIFSILVSLFNCGGQIQEKPIVGCERISGTPGPEDFDIIRESSIVIVSSHERRNGLKDIGALFEISFSDPKQKLLAKKVETNYPENFRPHGISYAKVKGVDTLAVISHTLQEDIPHTIEIFERSKAGKWTHTKTLSDPSLTSPNDLFMNESGEIFTSNDNGTSQTFRKYWDMIIRSGRADVSYYDGKTFQSLGVPVMLGNGIYIRKQGKQELLYRSVFSEKQIRLYEVNREDGRISLKYLESIPIGAGPDNILEDDSGMLWVAAHESAYKFIRHVMNRNNLAPTRVFKINPETKVVTEVYANEGAEISAGSTGLVYKDKLLISQVFEDFLLVCPKP, from the coding sequence ATGCGTTTGACTCCTTTTCGGCTCTTTTTCCTCATTTTTTCCATTTTGGTCTCCCTTTTCAATTGTGGAGGCCAAATCCAAGAAAAACCAATCGTTGGTTGTGAACGAATCTCAGGTACACCAGGCCCAGAAGACTTCGATATCATCCGAGAGTCCTCAATCGTAATTGTTTCCTCTCATGAAAGGAGGAATGGACTCAAAGATATAGGTGCTTTGTTCGAAATTTCATTCTCGGATCCCAAACAGAAATTGTTAGCCAAAAAAGTAGAAACGAATTACCCAGAGAATTTTAGGCCACATGGAATTAGTTATGCGAAAGTGAAAGGAGTGGATACACTTGCCGTGATTTCGCACACACTCCAAGAAGATATCCCACATACAATTGAAATATTCGAACGTTCAAAAGCAGGAAAATGGACTCATACAAAAACATTAAGTGATCCATCTCTTACAAGTCCAAATGATTTATTCATGAATGAATCAGGTGAAATTTTTACATCCAATGACAATGGAACAAGCCAAACTTTTAGAAAGTATTGGGATATGATCATTCGGAGTGGTCGAGCTGATGTATCCTATTATGATGGAAAAACTTTTCAATCATTGGGAGTTCCTGTGATGTTAGGAAATGGAATATACATTCGTAAACAAGGCAAACAAGAGTTATTGTATCGATCTGTATTTTCGGAAAAACAGATTCGATTGTATGAAGTAAATCGTGAGGATGGCAGAATTAGTTTAAAGTATTTAGAATCCATACCAATTGGTGCAGGGCCTGATAATATTTTAGAAGACGATTCGGGGATGTTATGGGTTGCAGCACATGAGTCCGCTTACAAATTCATTCGGCACGTGATGAACCGAAACAATTTAGCTCCCACTCGTGTGTTTAAAATCAACCCAGAAACGAAAGTAGTAACCGAGGTTTATGCAAACGAAGGTGCGGAAATTTCTGCTGGAAGTACAGGTCTTGTTTATAAAGACAAACTACTCATTTCACAGGTATTCGAAGATTTCCTTTTGGTTTGTCCAAAACCTTAA
- a CDS encoding histidine phosphatase family protein has protein sequence MSYLYLVRHGQADRLGKNYDQLTELGWKQANLLGEYFKLQRIEFDSVYTGTLNRQKQTADGIIKSFTNDQFCIPDPIENSAWDEFDSRMWLGIAAKIRNANPSFAKLYESYKNAWEEGKEETRHYFQELIQLVLADWVNGVWGSIEPYTFEEYVEKVSKGPLQIPADVKSTLVISSSTPIAIMMGLACKMNYKEFPIFMKSILNSSLSVFRRENHHWEPVSWNGTPHLQNPDLITIV, from the coding sequence ATGTCCTATTTATATTTAGTTCGTCATGGTCAAGCGGATCGACTTGGAAAAAATTATGATCAACTAACAGAACTAGGTTGGAAACAAGCAAATCTTTTAGGCGAATATTTTAAACTCCAAAGAATTGAATTTGATTCTGTATATACGGGAACCTTAAACAGGCAAAAACAAACTGCAGATGGAATCATTAAAAGTTTTACCAATGATCAATTTTGTATCCCAGATCCAATTGAAAATTCTGCTTGGGATGAATTTGATTCTAGGATGTGGTTAGGCATTGCGGCCAAAATCCGAAATGCGAATCCATCTTTTGCAAAATTGTATGAATCATATAAAAATGCATGGGAAGAAGGAAAAGAAGAAACTAGGCATTATTTTCAGGAGCTCATACAACTAGTATTGGCCGATTGGGTAAATGGAGTTTGGGGTTCAATCGAACCATACACGTTTGAAGAATATGTTGAAAAGGTATCAAAAGGTCCACTCCAAATCCCTGCTGATGTAAAAAGTACCCTTGTTATTTCTTCAAGTACTCCTATCGCCATTATGATGGGACTAGCTTGCAAAATGAATTATAAAGAGTTTCCTATATTTATGAAATCCATTTTAAATTCCTCTTTAAGTGTGTTTCGTCGTGAAAATCATCATTGGGAACCTGTTAGTTGGAATGGAACTCCCCACTTACAAAATCCAGATTTGATTACAATTGTTTAA
- a CDS encoding DUF423 domain-containing protein, translating to MKLVKKQSDLVLILLICLSGFLAVAIGAFGAHGLKKIIPPDLMITFETGNKYHFYHSITALFVFLMLIFSEQNETSEKTKKYLRISIWMFLVGILIFSFSLYTLAITGLKILGAITPFGGVSFLAGWFYLGLGMYYFFVPKK from the coding sequence ATGAAACTTGTCAAGAAGCAATCCGATTTAGTTTTAATCTTACTCATTTGTTTATCTGGTTTTTTAGCTGTGGCGATTGGTGCTTTTGGAGCACATGGTCTGAAAAAAATCATACCACCAGATCTTATGATCACCTTTGAAACTGGAAATAAATACCATTTTTATCATAGTATTACAGCTCTTTTCGTATTTTTGATGTTAATCTTTTCTGAACAAAATGAGACATCCGAGAAAACAAAAAAATATCTTAGAATATCGATTTGGATGTTTTTGGTAGGAATTCTAATTTTTTCTTTTAGTTTATATACCTTAGCAATTACAGGACTTAAAATTCTTGGTGCCATCACTCCTTTTGGAGGAGTGAGTTTTCTGGCAGGTTGGTTTTATTTAGGACTTGGGATGTATTATTTTTTTGTTCCGAAAAAATAA